A stretch of Methanobrevibacter ruminantium DNA encodes these proteins:
- a CDS encoding zinc ribbon domain-containing protein → MICPKCHAVNDDEEKFCKNCGFQLNSARICPTCGKTNDSNSKYCKECGTVLTPVNTFRKQVIEEKTKKSFFSMYKVPIICALVIILAIGAVTGMAYYNGGSGGDDGFSTIIPTDDNGFFNDDINNDPTQAQIQNDNKTNDTKNDTNKSKTLTEKIDNKTNKTSKNINDTVNKIKNQTNSSKSVNSSSVKNTTSKTITEKVNKTAKSDKNKSDKSRIADSDKNDSGINSIIPGMSTDSDDNLNDTEGNDLDDNDTNDLNESNSENLSDSSLNEIEMEDVPNLAQLVSQKNYAFSTIEYDGNEYDEGQCIYIFSEYLLNIDKNKGSSIEIKDVKKASNPSDEDLSQSIDKADYLSMAQRVHSWMDQKDTVPNYVGISGMGTADLSPKMMLKLFTLATLEYSITQELPESVDI, encoded by the coding sequence ATGATTTGTCCAAAATGTCATGCAGTAAATGATGATGAAGAGAAATTCTGTAAAAATTGCGGCTTTCAATTGAATTCAGCAAGAATTTGCCCTACTTGTGGGAAAACAAATGATTCCAATTCCAAATACTGTAAGGAATGCGGAACTGTTTTAACTCCAGTAAACACTTTTAGAAAGCAAGTTATTGAGGAAAAAACTAAGAAATCTTTCTTTAGTATGTATAAGGTGCCTATTATCTGCGCTTTAGTTATCATATTGGCTATTGGAGCTGTAACTGGAATGGCTTATTACAATGGTGGTTCTGGCGGAGATGATGGTTTCAGTACAATTATCCCTACAGATGACAATGGATTCTTTAATGATGATATAAATAATGATCCAACTCAAGCGCAAATACAGAATGACAATAAAACAAATGATACAAAAAATGATACTAATAAAAGTAAAACATTAACTGAAAAGATTGATAATAAAACCAATAAGACCAGTAAAAACATTAATGACACTGTTAATAAGATTAAAAATCAAACTAACAGTTCTAAATCTGTTAACAGCTCAAGTGTAAAGAACACTACATCTAAAACCATTACTGAAAAAGTCAATAAAACAGCTAAGTCTGATAAGAATAAATCCGATAAAAGCAGAATAGCCGACTCTGATAAGAATGATTCTGGAATTAATAGCATTATTCCAGGTATGTCCACTGATTCAGATGATAATTTAAATGACACAGAAGGTAATGATTTGGATGACAATGATACAAATGATTTGAATGAGAGCAATAGTGAAAATCTGTCTGACTCTTCCTTAAATGAAATAGAAATGGAAGATGTTCCTAATCTTGCTCAATTGGTTTCACAAAAGAACTATGCTTTCTCCACTATAGAATATGATGGAAATGAGTATGATGAAGGTCAATGCATTTATATCTTCTCTGAATATCTTTTGAATATTGACAAGAATAAGGGTTCTTCAATTGAAATCAAGGATGTAAAAAAGGCTTCCAATCCTTCTGATGAAGACTTAAGCCAATCCATTGACAAGGCAGATTACTTAAGCATGGCTCAAAGAGTACATAGTTGGATGGATCAAAAGGATACCGTTCCTAATTATGTAGGAATTAGTGGAATGGGCACTGCAGATTTATCCCCTAAAATGATGCTTAAACTATTCACTTTAGCAACTTTAGAGTATTCAATCACTCAAGAATTGCCTGAATCTGTCGATATTTAG